The proteins below come from a single Roseiflexus sp. RS-1 genomic window:
- a CDS encoding IS110-like element ISRfsp2 family transposase, whose amino-acid sequence MASRESLFIGIDVSKQTLDVAFGADPHAPRETIPSTDEGVQLLVTRLQRLQPTLIVLEATGGLERMVFAQLLQAGVPTARVQPRRVRALAHAEGRQAKTDRLDARLLARFAERVRPPHHQATDEQRASLRDLLVRREQVIQMRTAEINRLTAAAPNLRPGIQKHIDWLDQEIRALEQERDNEAERTDEVRRKRELRESVPGIGAITALNLLLRLPELGTIKRTEAAAFVGVAPYANQSGAQHKPRHISGGRRDVRSVLYMATLAATRRRLVRRAFDQRLCQAGKPRKVAIVAAMRKLLTILGAILRQQKPWDPAVHTSAP is encoded by the coding sequence ATGGCTTCCCGTGAGTCGCTCTTTATCGGCATTGATGTCTCCAAACAGACGCTGGATGTGGCGTTTGGCGCCGACCCGCACGCGCCACGCGAGACGATACCGTCTACCGACGAAGGTGTCCAGCTCCTGGTCACGCGACTCCAGCGCCTGCAGCCGACCCTGATTGTGCTGGAGGCGACCGGCGGGCTGGAGCGCATGGTGTTCGCCCAACTGCTCCAGGCTGGCGTGCCGACGGCGCGGGTGCAGCCACGCCGCGTGCGCGCCCTGGCGCACGCGGAAGGACGCCAGGCGAAGACCGACCGCCTGGATGCCCGGTTGCTCGCCCGCTTTGCCGAACGGGTGCGCCCGCCGCACCACCAAGCGACGGACGAGCAGCGCGCATCCTTGCGCGACCTGCTGGTCCGGCGGGAGCAGGTGATTCAGATGCGGACGGCTGAGATCAATCGGTTGACGGCTGCCGCGCCGAACCTCCGCCCGGGCATCCAGAAGCATATTGATTGGCTGGATCAGGAGATCCGTGCGCTTGAGCAGGAACGCGACAACGAGGCGGAGCGCACCGACGAGGTGCGCCGGAAACGGGAGCTGCGCGAAAGCGTGCCCGGCATCGGCGCGATCACCGCACTGAACCTGCTGCTCCGCCTGCCCGAACTGGGGACCATCAAGCGCACGGAAGCGGCGGCCTTTGTGGGCGTTGCGCCGTATGCCAATCAGAGCGGCGCACAGCACAAACCCCGGCATATCTCCGGCGGCAGGAGGGATGTGCGCAGCGTGTTGTACATGGCGACCCTGGCGGCCACGCGGCGCCGTCTGGTCAGGCGCGCCTTCGATCAGCGCCTGTGTCAAGCTGGCAAGCCGCGCAAGGTCGCCATCGTCGCTGCGATGCGCAAGCTGCTGACTATTCTCGGCGCAATATTGCGTCAGCAAAAGCCCTGGGATCCGGCTGTGCATACGAGCGCCCCTTGA